The following coding sequences are from one Sphaeramia orbicularis chromosome 11, fSphaOr1.1, whole genome shotgun sequence window:
- the prrc2a gene encoding protein PRRC2A isoform X2, whose amino-acid sequence MSERSGQTAKGKEGKTKYASLNLFDTYKGKSLETQKPVVPPRHGLQSLGKVASARRMPPPANLPSLKAENKGNDPNVSLVPKDGTGWASKQEQADPKSTDALSAPQPESQQPVASQIPAPTRPRTPPASEALAPASTQAVGARSWAQASVTHGTQGDGGKGSNLPSPFSREEFPTLQAAGDQDRAGREQGTADQWYGPGPSLRPQNVTSWRDGGGRALAPTLTGEGAAEGGNGGALVMDGAAGVPPQNSQSHGPPRNPPAGSPALPLPQPPVGPGFPPYRGIMPPFMYPPYLPFPAPYGPQGPYRYPSPGEGPAPRFARGQGGPDSRPQGGPRDAGGEVVKRPSILKQDDLKELDELDHDGDEGWAGAHEEIDYSAKLKFSDDEGDEEVEEERTESKNDSHELQRSQDAPPAASRSRALESSGETRHTPPNNNADNGPQPPSSKPGWAEEGGSGWGGQAGQGAPSSYQDRPHNQGGTLIPGKPGPSQHAPAAGSPNPPSQTSLLVHGAQGDDEDETWRQRRKQSSSEISAAVERARRRREEEERRMEEERRAACAEKLKRLDEKQQQQQGSNVGGGGNNSKTPSLDGNSTTATAGSPSPSMSASASSPNISQPPSPCVDPEEPVLVVQTGSGPAVSERQRASSNSSYDSGADAQQCPQPAVTQPQQPTVEVPLPLLGENKEETVSSPHIRSGSGGDRGVDPVKIENIGGGAGRQTGGPPGQGYSKYQKSLPPRFQRQQQEQLLKQQQQWQQQQQQHSQASQSQLSPQPQAPQGPSPGSTPQPGPGPKQGGPLYQPSNMVRPPPLPMNFDPRWMMMPYMDPRMMQGRPPPMDYYSAGMHPSGLIGRERSDSGGSGSDPFDRQQQQQHPGHPHRGTPPIDPKLAWGPEVFPGGAEGRGLTSPLRQKQALEDDEMAKGPRSDTPPHRMREGGLGPIQQPSASSGTSNQTPPPVGTQVGTQGGGHHPHHYMSGRGNYSNFPDQGARMPHQQQQRAAERGNFTHQDEGPSRGSQQGQIWGAPHPHYDRNGRADLAPVENNSHLHHHHSQHPQQPHFPLHSHKSDSNRDRTGEAPNKKTDSSPPLHQPSLSSSCSSSSSSSSAREDGNVKVALHHHQRDGEAGGSHNVERGNSGNAGSSGHVKPEKTGPAYAQHSSMTSSSPPSQHGSHPQPQQQQHPHPKSNQRGGREHKTETQWGPRPGSSNTGAGSSHGRRGNNAGGGNHRGGDDSSNAPADHKPSHQTGGGNANKRAGPIKKPVLKEMKREGGEADGGEKTSFGKDKEQDGGQNTSLKQEGSSASQNSSAPSKDESAPAAKSRNGGKERPSGGGGGGSGRGSKDVDATAAGFTGSSSRRDRERSFDRSGNSSHHHSVGAKGGRANRGRGGEFYGRGRGYRGSYTASAGPGGSSRGRVSGRSGRDYRASIAGGHHQESKGEGAGGRHGQDRSQHNPARARNRSETRSEGSEYEEIPKRRRERGSETGSESGASDIGHSDKEDNQKAKNGSENTNATTSGPSAPPRGNQARVFTPRGVPSRRGRGGGSGGGNIYRSSGNVGGPAGGHRVGPNSTSHGGSSKSSVSARKQQASAQTSGPKDLGRGANGADKKDKTADGGPAQSQGSNPPQPPLPAATPAALSSTENGGVVTQQANTNSTSNSGAPNALPLSAGRGFPPSGFERPPRRRRHGRSQHQQDKPPRFRRLKERENAARINGGVGVIGGGRPSSPSVNSVQESNGAPISAPVTAPNANHNATLTTNSNSGSGHLSNANSHHHHHYNQGNAGPPHPQHHHSHGAKSPDFTNQNSDQANEEWETASESSDFTEFRDREGGGGGKSYSSHHHHHLGRGGGGSGGGGVVEREISGKEPSANKRSFSSQRPGMERQNRRVNAGGGGGGGGGRGPRGPPGGGSGGGGNGGGGRGEKRGNWPSPKNRK is encoded by the exons ATGTCAGAGCGCTCTGGGCAAACTGCAAAGGGGAAGGAAGGCAAAACCAAGTATGCGTCTCTCAACCTGTTTGATACATACAAAGGAAAGAGCCTTGAAACACAAAAGCCTGTTG TTCCCCCCCGCCATGGCCTGCAGTCTCTTGGTAAAGTTGCCTCCGCGCGGCGTATGCCACCCCCTGCCAACCTGCCCAGTCTGAAGGCAGAGAACAAAGGCAACGATCCCAACGTCTCGCTCGTTCCCAAAGACGGCACAGGATGGGCAAGCAAACAGGAACAAGCAGACCCAAAGAG taccGATGCATTGTCAGCACCGCAGCCGGAATCGCAGCAGCCTGTGGCTTCACAGATACCTGCACCGACCCGCCCGAGAACCCCGCCAGCTTCAGAG GCTCTGGCCCCAGCTTCAACCCAGGCCGTAGGGGCAAGGTCATGGGCACAGGCCAGTGTTACACATGGAACACAAGGGGATG GTGGAAAGGGATCAAACCTACCGTCGCCATTCTCTCGCGAGGAATTTCCCACCCTGCAGGCGGCTGGCGACCAGGACAGAGCTGGCAGAGAACAGGGCACTGCAGATCAGTGGTATGGGCCCGGACCAAGCCTCCGCCCCCAGA ACGTTACAAGCTGGCGGGACGGTGGGGGCCGAGCTCTGGCACCCACCCTCACTGGGGAGGGGGCAGCAGAGGGTGGCAATGGTGGGGCTCTGGTGATGGATGGGGCAGCTGGGGTCCCCCCTCAGAACTCGCAGTCCCACGGGCCACCTAGGAACCCTCCCGCGGGCAGCCCCGCCTTGCCCCTACCCCAGCCGCCTGTGGGGCCTGGGTTTCCCCCATACCGAGGGATCATGCCTCCCTTC ATGTACCCTCCCTATCTGCCCTTCCCGGCCCCCTATGGTCCTCAGGGGCCCTATAGGTACCCGTCACCTGGGGAAGGGCCTGCTCCCAG GTTTGCCCGTGGGCAGGGTGGTCCTGACAGCAGGCCTCAGGGAGGCCCTCGTGATGCAGGTGGAGAAGTAGTGAAGCGGCCCTCCATTCTAAAGCAGGATGACCTGAAGGAGCTAGATGAGCTGGACCATGATGGCGATGAGGGCTGGGCAG GAGCTCATGAAGAAATTGATTACTCAGCCAAGTTGAAGTTCAGTGACGATGAAGGAGATGAAGAGGTGGAAGAGGAGAGAACAGAAAGCAAGAATGACTCACA TGAGCTGCAGAGGTCCCAGGATGCCCCTCCTGCAGCCTCACGCTCCCGAGCCTTGGAAAGCAGTGGGGAAACACGCCATACCCCTCCCAATAATAATGCTGACAATGGCCCCCAACCCCCCTCCAGCAAGCCAGGATGGGCCGAGGAGGGAGGCAGTGGCTGGGGGGGTCAGGCGGGACAGGGGGCTCCATCCAGCTACCAG GACCGGCCCCACAACCAAGGAGGGACTCTCATTCCTGGGAAACCTGGACCCTCCCAACATGCGCCAGCAGCCGGAAGCCCTAACCCTCCCTCACAGACTAGCCTCCTAGTCCACGGGGCCCAGGGAGATGATGAGGATGAGACCTGGCGTCAACGCAGGAAGCAGTCCTCCTCAGAGATCTCTGCTGCTGTTGAGCGAGCCCGTCGTCGCCGGGAGGAGGAAGAACGTCGAATGGAGGAGGAGAGACGTGCTGCTTGTGCTGAAAAGCTGAAGAGGTTGGACGAgaagcaacaacagcagcagggCAGCAATGTAGGAGGTGgaggaaacaacagtaaaaccccCAGCCTTGATGGAAACTCTACAACTGCCACAGCAGGCAGCCCTAGTCCATCTATGTCAGCCTCTGCGTCATCTCCCAACATAAGCCAGCCTCCATCGCCCTGTGTTGATCCTGAGGAACCGGTGCTGGTGGTCCAGACTGGTTCGGGTCCCGCAGTCAGTGAAAGACAGCGAGCAAGCAGCAACAGCAGCTATGACTCTGGTGCAG ATGCCCAGCAGTGTCCTCAGCCTGCTGTGACACAGCCACAGCAACCGACCGTGGAGGTACCTTTACCTTTACTAGGAGAGAATAAGGAAGAGACTGTGAGCAGTCCTCACATTCGAAGTGGAAGTGGAGGTGACCGAGGAGTAGACCCAGTGAAGATTGAGAATATCGGAGGGGGAGCAGGTCGTCAAACGGGTGGTCCTCCTGGCCAGGGTTACTCAAAATACCAGAAGTCGCTTCCTCCTCGTTTCCAGAGGCAACAGCAG GAGCAGCttctgaagcagcagcagcagtggcaacagcaacagcagcagcacagcCAAGCCTCACAAAGCCAGCTGTCTCCACAGCCTCAGGCTCCACAGGGCCCTTCACCAGGTTCCACACCACAGCCAGGACCTGGACCTAAGCAGGGTGGACCCCTGTATCAACCTAGCAATATGGTTCGACCTCCACCTCTGCCAATGAATTTTGATCCCCGCTGGATGATGATGCCCTATATGGACCCTCGCATGATGCAGGGCCGCCCTCCTCCTATGGACTACTATTCAGCTGGCATGCACCCATCTG GTCTTATTGGGCGTGAGCGCTCTGATTCAGGGGGATCTGGTTCAGACCCTTTCgacaggcagcagcagcagcaacatccAGGACATCCTCACCGTGGGACTCCCCCAATAGATCCTAAGCTTGCCTGGGGGCCAGAGGTGTTTCCTGGAGGAGCAGAGGGCCGTGGGCTTACTTCCCCACTGAGGCAGAAGCAGGCGCTGGAGGATGATGAAATGGCCAAAGGCCCCAG GAGTGATACTCCTCCACATCGCATGCGAGAAGGTGGTTTGGGACCCATCCAGCAGCCCAGTGCGAGCTCTGGAACATCCAATCAGACACCACCTCCTGTTGGTACACAGGTGGGCACACAGGGAGGTGGACATCACCCTCATCACTACATGAGCGGACGAGGAAACTACAGCAACTTCCCTGACCAAGGTGCAAGGATGCCTCACCAGCAGCAGCAGAGAGCAGCTGAGAGAGGAAACTTCACCCACCAAGATGAAGGTCCATCTAGAGGATCTCAGCAGGGTCAGATCTGGGGAGCCCCACATCCTCACTACGATCGCAACGGTCGTGCAGACCTCGCCCCTGTTGAGAACAACTCGCACCTCCATCATCATCACAGCCAACACCCTCAGCAGCCTCACTTCCCTCTCCACTCCCATAAGTCTGACAGCAACCGCGACAGGACTGGTGAGGCCCCCAACAAGAAGACAGACTCCTCTCCCCCTCTCCATCAACCCTCCCTGTCATCTTCCTGTTCttcatcatcctcctcttcttcagccAGAGAAGATGGGAATGTCAAGGTTGCCCTCCATCATCACCAGAGAGATGGGGAAGCTGGTGGCAGTCACAATGTTGAAAGAGGGAACAGTGGGAATGCTGGTAGTAGCGGCCATGTGAAACCAGAGAAAACAGGTCCAGCATATGCTCAGCATTCCTCCATGACTTCCAGCTCGCCTCCTTCTCAACATGGCAGTCATCCTCAGCCTCAGCAGCAGCAACATCCCCACCCTAAATCAAACCAAAGAGGGGGCCGGGAACACAAGACAGAGACCCAGTGGGGCCCGCGACCTGGCAGCAGCAATACTGGTGCAGGGTCCTCCCATGGCAGGAGAGGCAACAATGCAGGAGGTGGGAATCACCGTGGTGGTGATGACTCCTCCAACGCTCCAGCAGACCACAAACCTTCTCACCAAACAGGAGGTGGCAATGCCAACAAGAGGGCCGGCCCTATTAAGAAGCCGGTTCTTAAGGAGATGAAGAGAGAAGGTGGAGAGGCTGATGGAGGAGAAAAAACAAGCTTTGGGAAAGATAAAGAGCAAGATGGTGGCCAGAACACCTCTTTAAAACAGGAAGGTTCCTCTGCTTCACAGAATAGTTCAGCACCATCTAAAGATGAGTCTGCACCAGCAGCCAAATCCAGGAATGGAGGAAAAGAACGTCCTtcaggaggaggtggtggaggatcAGGCAGAGGGTCCAAAGATGTGGACGCCACTGCTGCTGGATTTACAGGGTCCTCTTCCAGGAGGGACAGAGAACGCTCCTTTGATAGAAGTGGTAACTCCTCTCACCACCACAGCGTCGGCGCCAAAGGTGGCAGAGCCAACCGTGGGCGAGGAGGAGAGTTCTATGGCCGCGGTCGTGGTTACCGAGGCTCATACACAGCCAGCGCTGGGCCTGGCGGTAGCAGCCGAGGCAGAGTTAGTGGCAGGAGTGGCAGAGACTACCGTGCATCTATCGCTGGTGGCCACCACCAGGAGTCAAAGGGGGAGGGGGCTGGAGGAAGACATGGTCAGGACCGGTCTCAGCATAACCCAGCTCGGGCCCGGAACCGGAGTGAAACCCGCAGTGAGGGCTCGGAATATGAGGAAATCCCCAAACGAAGGAGGGAGAGAGGCTCAGAGACTGGAAGTGAGAGTGGAGCAAGTGACATCGGTCACTCAGACAAGGAAGACAACCAGAAAGCCAAGAACGGTTCTGAAAACACAAATGCCACAACCAGTGGTCCATCAGCTCCACCCAGAGGTAATCAGGCCCGGGTCTTCACCCCTAGAGGTGTGCCCTCAAGAAGGGGCAGAGGTGGAGGTAGTGGAGGAGGAAACATCTACAGGAGTAGTGGAAATGTCGGGGGTCCAGCTGGGGGACACCGGGTTGGACCCAATTCCACCTCACATGGTGGATCCTCAAAGTCATCAGTGTCAGCCCGGAAGCAGCAGGCATCAGCACAAACCTCTGGCCCCAAAGACTTGGGCCGGGGAGCAAATGGTGCTGATAAGAAAGATAAGACTGCTGATGGAGGTCCAGCTCAGAGTCAGGGGTCCAATCCTCCACAACCGCCTTTGCCTGCTGCAACTCCTGCTGCTCTGAGCTCAACAGAAAATGGTGGTGTAGTGACCCAACAAGCAAATACAAACTCCACTTCAAACTCTGGAGCACCAAATGCTCTTCCCCTTTCTGCTGGGCGAGGGTTCCCACCTAGTGGGTTTGAACGACCACCGAGACGACGCCGTCACGGGCGCTCCCAGCATCAGCAGGACAAACCACCTCGCTTCCGACGCCTGAAGGAGCGAGAGAATGCGGCACGTataaatggaggggtaggggttaTTGGGGGAGGAAGGCCCTCGTCTCCATCTGTGAATTCAGTTCAGGAAAGTAATGGGGCCCCCATCTCTGCTCCAGTGACTGCTCCAAATGCGAATCACAATGCCACGCTGACAACCAACAGTAACAGTGGCAGTGGGCATCTGAGCAATGCAAACAgccaccaccatcaccactacAACCAGGGCAACGCGGGGCCACCCCATCCCCAGCACCACCATAGCCATGGAGCAAAGTCCCCCGATTTTACCAACCAGAACTCGGACCAGGCCAATGAGGAGTGGGAGACCGCCTCTGAGAGCAGCGACTTCACAGAGTTCagagacagggagggaggagGCGGAGGGAAGTCGTATTCAtctcaccatcaccaccacctggGCAGGGGAGGAGGAGGCAGCGGAGGTGGAGGTGTTGTAGAGCGGGAGATATCAGGGAAAGAGCCCTCTGCCAATAAACGGAGCTTCTCAAGTCAGCGTCCTGGAATGGAGCGTCAGAATCGGAGGGTCaacgctggaggaggtggaggtggagggggaggCAGAGGTCCACGAGGCCCGCCTGGTGGGGGCTCTGGTGGAGGTGGAAATGGAGGTGGTGGCCGCGGAGAGAAACGTGGCAACTGGCCCTCCCCAAAAAATAGGAAGTGA